The DNA segment CATTATTTATTCTATAAAATTTGCAAATTTGGCATAAGGGTATGGAACCGTTGTTGCATGATATGCCAAGCTCTAGTTTCACCTTTATATATACTACTATCAAATACGCCATTAGCGTTCTAATCCTTATAATGCAAGCGTTTATATTTAAACATGAAACACAAAAAAagttgaaataattttatttgttttttaagaAGAGGGAAAAAAGGAACAGCTACACACTATGTTGTGTGGTAATTTGTATCTGATTCAgactaaaataattatttataaatattctaaAATCTTTATCTAAGAAAAAGCAGtcctaaataaatataaaagatataGTAAAAGagaatgtatatttttatatgaaaacaTTGAGTTTTGTGGGACTTTTGACATTTTCTTCAAATTGACAAAATACAAATTAGAGATGGGGTGAGAGAGATTCGAACTCGAGACGTTTTGACATTTTTAATGACTTGAAGTCTTGAAGGTAGTAAAGCAAAAAGCGAACTAGAGAAATGGAGTAAAGTAGTTTGTGGAGGACACGGGAAAATACATACATGTTCCTTTGCAGCAaaggtaaataaataaaaagatcccaaaactctctctcttctctttgagCCGACTCGGTGGACGACTCAATGGGTCAGGAATCGTTCATCTACAGCTTCGTCGCGAGAGGCACTATGGTCCTGGCGGAGTACACCGAGTTCACGGGCAACTTCCCGTCGATAGCAGCTCAGTGTCTCCAGAAGCTTCCTTCCTCCAGCAACAGCAAGTTCACTTACAACTGCGATCACCACACCTTCAACTTCCTCGTCGAAGATGGCTTCGGTTccattccctctctctctctctcttctctctttagcTTTTGATAGATCTAATCTAGCTCAAAATCATTCTGCATCATCTGAATCTCGCCTCTTTGTTTTGTCTATCAAGATTGAATTGATAACAGAGCAACTTCAGTTTCTCCACTTGTTTGTTCCTGTAAGAAACAGTTATAGTTTTGGAGATGAACATGTGTTTTGAAACCAACGGTGTTTCAGTTCACTGTATTATAAACTTTCCATCTTTAGCATGCATGAGAGTGGTAGGATTTGACTCAATACTACTGTCCCCGTTTTGGAATATGTTTTACAAGTTTTCATTTAACAGCGGAAGATCATTGAAGATGTTTGTGCTAGCTAGTAGTCTTTTTATTAGAAACTAGTTAATGAGAGTCTCAACAGGAAGCTACTCATGGACTGGAGATGTTTAGGCGCAATAATATACTAATTTAAAAGTTCTTACACATTGGTTATATATAGCATTGTTATTCTATGTAGCGTGTACTTGGTTACTTGGATCCATTTAAACAGTGGTAGATCATTTGCTTTTATGTGCTCCTGTGGTCTTTACAGGACATAGAAACTGATTAGTGCTTCTTCATTTTATGAGGAGGCATAGTTCGTCCGATATGATGCGTCCTTTTGAATATTCTTGACTCTGGTCATTTTATTTACACATCCCTCCTAgaaaatcacatatatatatatatatatatatttcattgttTTTACGTTTTCAGCATATTGTGTTGTGGCGAAAGATGCTCTTAGCAAGCAAATCTCGATCGCATTTCTGGAGCGGGTGAAAGCTGATTTCAAGAAACGGTATGGGGGCGGAAAAGCAAGTACAGCTATCCCCAAAAGTCTCAACAAGGAGTTCGGGTACTTATTAACACTCAATCTTTAGACTTCTTGGGGACTGTAATGAATAGATGTTAGAGATTTCGATCTTAACCACTCACATTTGCAGGCCGGTGATGAAAGAACACATGGAGTATATTGTTGACCATGCAGAGGAGATTGAAAAGCTAATTAAAGTCAAGGCTCAAGTTTCAGAAGTCAAAAGTATAATGTTGGAGAATATTGACAAGGTAAAGAGGCTCATGATAATTGGCGCTGTTGCATTCACTCTTATGTCTTTCCGCACACTTTAGACAACCAATCATTCTTCTTTGCTTTACCTTTTAAAATGATGGGCCTGCGTATATCAATTACTATAAATAGCATGATGTCCCTTAAAACAAAGACAAATCATTATGCACAAAAAACATTTTATGATTGGTCTGTTCTCAGGCAATCGACAGAGGAGAAAATCTGACGGTCCTTACTGACAAGACCGAGAATCTACGCTCTCAGGTAATAGGCAAACTTGATCTTTTATAGTTAAGTGTCTCTCTGAAACTATCAGCCACTTTAAtctaatgtttattttaaacatGTATTTTAGGCGCAAGAGTACAAGAAACAAGGGACACAAGTGAGGAGGAAGCTGTGGTACCAGAACATGAAGATAAAACTTGTGGTTCTCGGGATCTTGCTACTACTTGTTCTCATTATCTGGCTTTCGGTTTGTCACGGGTTTAATTGCACAGATTGAAGACAACCTCGGGATGTGATATTAGAGCCTTTGGTGAGGAATGGTGTGTCTGAGACAGAAGTCTCCGGTGGAGGGGTAGGAGACTGAGGGAGAGTGACAAGATGGTAATTATGTTGTAAGGTTTTTTACTTTTGATGTTGTAtgattaattttttcttttggaaggACCATTTGCATCTTACATGATGCGTAGCAATGAAATGTATTCTTTACTTTCTTTCTGCCCAAACAATGCTAcgttaaacttttaaaaattgaaagaaaaGAATATCGACAAACGCCCACCGTGGGGCTCGAACCCACGACCACAAGGTTAAGAGCCTTgcgctctaccaactgagctagaCGGGCTTGTTGACTTGTTATACCCATTACGATATAAATACACAGTTTAGTTTCTCGAGACCCAAACCAATGTTACATCCTGAGCGACGCGTGACTTTACACTTTGCAGAAACAAAGACCAAGACACTGGTTTCGACTACATTTTACTCCTGTATTAAGTGTAAAGAAGACAATGAATCTCAACCCCACTTTTAGAATATCTTCTGAAAGCAACCTTCTGGTTTGAACAAAACCAAGACGTTTCTTTGGGCTGAACTGAGTTTAACGTAAACTCAGGTTATCCAATGAGCACAATATATTTTTCACAAGAATACCCCAAATTTTTTTGGAAGTTGAGCAATAGTCGAAAATGGTATACAAAGTAAAACCATCTGTGTACCACATCACTGGGAAGTATTACAACCAAACATATAGTTTTCTTATATGTGCCTAGCCAAGTGCTAATTCCCGACATGTgaacattttgatttttttttgaacaagtaTCAACAAAAGTAGAGCTGGTTTTCCAAACAAATCATGGTCATGAGCTTAAATAGTACGTAAATTTTTAGCTTTAACATACTCTCTCAAGACACTTCAGCCACAACACAGATTCAGACAAATCAAGACTTTCATAGATCCAACACCACAATTGTAGCCACAAGTAGATAATATCTTAAACCtcaaaaaacaagaaacacaaCGAAAGCTAAACAAAACCACCTTTCAACCAATTCAAAGCTCATCTTCATCCCTCAGATACTCACCAATATCAGCCTGATGAAGCACAACGATCCCATTCGGATCCAACTTCCGACAATCCTGCGTACTCTTCGCCGCGATCCCAAACCCCAACGGAACATCAGACATGGAGAACACGACAACCCCATCTCCAGGCACAATACTATCGGTAATCCTCCCTAGCCCTCCTTTCAAGACATGGTTCCCGTAGAGAAACGACATCTCCGAAGTGGGTTTCagccaaaccttgtgcttcgcGTTCGCGGCCAAGAGGTTGAGCGACATGATCGTAAGGTGGAAGCTCCCAGCGTGGGTGTACTTCCCGATGCAGGTTCCGAGGGAGACTAGGTTTTTGCGGGAGATGTTGGTGGCTCGCTTCACGAGAGACTCGCTTACGTAGAAGACTCTGTTCCTCTGGAGGCGGAAGCAGTAGCGCCCGGCTTCGGGTTCGGGTCCTTCGTGGGATGGGTTCTCGACGATGTTCTTGAGGTTGTTGCCCACGAATTTGAAGATCTTCTCGAAGACCACTGTCGTCTCGTTCTCGTCTAACGGCCGCATCTTTTTTTGGGACGGAGGAAGCTCTTTCTCtgtttttagggttttagaGGAATTTAGTACTAAACATAATGTGGCCGACAAGTTTCTCTAATTTTCAATTTGGTCCTATACAAATAGGTATTTGTCATCCCAACCCCTGAACTATTGATAACATTACCGCTTTTGTACCATGT comes from the Brassica rapa cultivar Chiifu-401-42 chromosome A01, CAAS_Brap_v3.01, whole genome shotgun sequence genome and includes:
- the LOC103870341 gene encoding vesicle-associated membrane protein 724, which codes for MGQESFIYSFVARGTMVLAEYTEFTGNFPSIAAQCLQKLPSSSNSKFTYNCDHHTFNFLVEDGFAYCVVAKDALSKQISIAFLERVKADFKKRYGGGKASTAIPKSLNKEFGPVMKEHMEYIVDHAEEIEKLIKVKAQVSEVKSIMLENIDKAIDRGENLTVLTDKTENLRSQAQEYKKQGTQVRRKLWYQNMKIKLVVLGILLLLVLIIWLSVCHGFNCTD
- the LOC103870356 gene encoding 60S ribosome subunit biogenesis protein NIP7 homolog — protein: MRPLDENETTVVFEKIFKFVGNNLKNIVENPSHEGPEPEAGRYCFRLQRNRVFYVSESLVKRATNISRKNLVSLGTCIGKYTHAGSFHLTIMSLNLLAANAKHKVWLKPTSEMSFLYGNHVLKGGLGRITDSIVPGDGVVVFSMSDVPLGFGIAAKSTQDCRKLDPNGIVVLHQADIGEYLRDEDEL